Proteins from one Mycobacterium sp. HUMS_12744610 genomic window:
- a CDS encoding SDR family NAD(P)-dependent oxidoreductase, with protein sequence MAIDPSDILLTGRVAVVTGGGAGIGRGIAAGMAAFGASVAIWERDPQTCAQAAESLGALGVETDVRDGEQVDAALQRTTDELGPVTILVNNAGGVFSSPLLETSENGWDALYKANLRHVLLCTQRVARRLVSAGLPGSVISVTSIEGVRAAPGYAAYAAAKAGVINYTQTAALELAPHGIRVNAIAPDITLTEGLARLGGDAALARTGNIVPLGRPGHVDEIAGAAVFLASDMSAYLTGQTLHVDGGTHAAGGWYHDPQTGDYRLGPPGDRVSPTTMRAGAARGGVGQSG encoded by the coding sequence ATGGCGATCGATCCCTCGGACATCCTGCTCACCGGCCGCGTCGCGGTGGTAACCGGCGGGGGAGCCGGTATCGGACGCGGCATCGCGGCCGGCATGGCCGCGTTCGGCGCGTCGGTCGCCATCTGGGAACGCGACCCCCAAACCTGTGCGCAGGCGGCGGAATCGCTTGGCGCGCTGGGCGTCGAGACCGACGTCCGGGACGGCGAACAGGTCGACGCCGCGCTGCAGCGCACGACCGACGAACTCGGGCCCGTGACCATCCTGGTGAACAACGCCGGTGGCGTGTTCTCCTCACCGCTGCTGGAAACCAGCGAAAACGGTTGGGACGCACTCTACAAGGCCAACCTGCGGCACGTGCTGCTGTGCACGCAGCGGGTCGCTCGGCGGCTGGTGTCGGCGGGGCTGCCCGGCAGCGTCATCTCGGTGACCTCGATCGAGGGCGTGCGCGCCGCACCGGGCTACGCGGCGTACGCGGCGGCCAAGGCGGGCGTCATCAACTACACCCAAACCGCGGCGCTGGAGCTGGCGCCGCACGGGATCCGGGTCAACGCGATCGCCCCCGACATCACGCTCACCGAAGGATTGGCACGCCTCGGCGGTGACGCGGCCCTGGCCAGGACGGGCAACATCGTCCCGCTGGGGCGGCCCGGCCACGTCGACGAAATCGCCGGCGCCGCAGTCTTTCTGGCCTCGGACATGTCGGCCTACCTGACCGGGCAGACACTGCACGTCGACGGCGGCACCCACGCCGCCGGCGGCTGGTACCACGACCCGCAGACCGGCGACTACCGCTTGGGGCCGCCGGGCGATCGGGTTAGCCCGACGACGATGCGGGCTGGCGCAGCCCGGGGAGGAGTCGGGCAATCGGGCTAG
- a CDS encoding SDR family NAD(P)-dependent oxidoreductase: protein MNGFEGRKAVVTGGASGIGLATAIEFARRGAGVVLADVDKPALEQAVARLRDEGFEAHGITCDVRHLDEMVNLADEAFRLLGGVDVVFSNAGIVVAGPLAQMSHDDWHWVIDIDLWGSIHAVEAFLPRLIEQGTGGHIAFTASFAGLVPNAGLGAYGVAKYGVVGLAETLAREVKPNGIGVSVLCPMVVETKLVANSERIRGADHAMSSSPEATLPVEDDTLGVEDIARQTADGIAANRLYILPHGAARASIRRRFERIDRTFDEQAAEGWRH from the coding sequence ATGAATGGATTCGAAGGGCGTAAGGCCGTCGTCACGGGCGGCGCGAGCGGGATCGGGTTGGCGACGGCGATCGAGTTCGCCCGCCGGGGCGCCGGCGTCGTGCTCGCCGACGTCGACAAACCCGCGCTGGAGCAGGCGGTGGCGCGGCTGCGCGACGAAGGATTCGAGGCCCACGGCATCACGTGCGACGTCCGCCACCTCGACGAGATGGTGAATCTCGCCGACGAGGCGTTCCGCCTCCTCGGCGGCGTCGACGTCGTGTTCAGCAACGCCGGCATCGTGGTCGCGGGACCGCTCGCGCAGATGAGCCACGACGACTGGCACTGGGTGATCGACATCGACCTGTGGGGCTCCATCCACGCCGTGGAGGCGTTCCTGCCGAGGCTGATCGAGCAGGGCACGGGCGGACACATCGCCTTCACCGCATCCTTCGCCGGCCTGGTCCCCAACGCGGGTCTGGGAGCGTACGGGGTCGCCAAGTACGGCGTCGTCGGCCTGGCCGAAACGCTGGCCCGCGAGGTCAAGCCCAACGGGATCGGTGTCTCGGTGTTGTGCCCGATGGTCGTGGAGACCAAGCTGGTCGCCAACTCCGAACGCATCCGCGGCGCGGACCATGCGATGTCGTCGTCCCCGGAGGCGACGCTGCCCGTGGAGGACGACACCCTGGGCGTCGAGGACATCGCGCGGCAGACGGCCGACGGGATCGCGGCCAACCGCCTGTACATCCTGCCGCACGGGGCCGCCCGCGCGTCCATCCGCCGCAGGTTCGAGCGCATCGACCGCACCTTCGACGAACAGGCCGCGGAAGGCTGGCGGCACTAG
- a CDS encoding TetR/AcrR family transcriptional regulator: MTSPSEEPAWKQRAVERSIKTAKLRAAQRVQRFLDAAQAIIIEKGSTDFTVQEVVDRSRQSLRSFYLQFDGKHELLLALFEDALSRSAEQIRAATESHTDPLERLKVAVELLYEASRPDPTAKRPLFTDFAPRLLVTHPAEVKVAHAPLLALLTELMEAACDAGKLRTGINPKRMAAMTMQTVMFIAQSSGGSDDATTHPITADEVWDFCSRGFVG; the protein is encoded by the coding sequence GTGACCAGCCCGAGCGAAGAACCGGCCTGGAAGCAGCGGGCCGTCGAGCGGTCGATCAAAACCGCGAAACTGCGTGCGGCGCAGCGTGTTCAGCGCTTCCTTGACGCCGCGCAGGCGATCATCATCGAAAAGGGCAGCACGGACTTTACCGTCCAGGAGGTCGTGGACCGGTCGCGCCAGTCGCTGCGCAGCTTCTACCTGCAGTTCGACGGGAAGCACGAGTTGCTGCTCGCGCTGTTCGAGGACGCGTTGAGCCGGTCGGCCGAACAGATCCGCGCCGCCACGGAAAGCCACACCGACCCGTTAGAGCGGCTCAAGGTGGCGGTCGAGCTGTTGTACGAGGCCTCGCGTCCCGACCCGACGGCCAAGCGCCCCCTGTTCACCGACTTTGCCCCCCGGTTGCTGGTGACACATCCGGCAGAGGTCAAGGTCGCCCACGCGCCGTTGCTCGCGTTGCTGACCGAGCTCATGGAAGCCGCCTGCGACGCAGGCAAGTTGCGCACCGGCATCAATCCCAAGCGGATGGCCGCGATGACCATGCAGACCGTCATGTTCATCGCACAATCCAGCGGCGGTTCCGACGACGCGACGACCCACCCCATCACCGCCGACGAGGTATGGGACTTCTGCTCGCGCGGCTTCGTCGGCTGA
- a CDS encoding acyl-CoA dehydrogenase family protein yields MAAASGAELDAALAGLGWFDMLDEMPDLAVPLVFRLLGETGAHAPVLNDVMLRASGGAPGGRLPLPFAGGSWVTWERDDGPTTALDGELPIHRAPHADPLPGAALGAGRLAVGWWLVGSSRAMLSLARRHALDRVQFGRPIGSFQAIRHRLAETLVAIEGAEATLQAAPGAPDDPGGLAALLAKAASGQAALTAARHCQQVLGGIGFTAEHQLHRHIKRSLILDGLLGSARELTREAGAALRANGFAPRLAQL; encoded by the coding sequence ATGGCCGCGGCCTCGGGCGCCGAGCTCGACGCGGCCCTGGCCGGCCTCGGCTGGTTCGACATGCTCGACGAAATGCCAGACCTGGCAGTCCCGTTGGTGTTCCGGCTGCTCGGTGAGACGGGCGCGCACGCCCCGGTGCTCAACGACGTGATGCTGCGGGCGTCGGGGGGCGCGCCCGGGGGGCGTCTGCCGCTGCCGTTCGCGGGCGGCTCCTGGGTGACGTGGGAACGTGACGACGGCCCGACTACGGCGCTCGACGGCGAACTGCCGATACACCGGGCGCCACACGCGGATCCACTGCCCGGTGCCGCCCTGGGCGCTGGCCGGCTGGCGGTGGGGTGGTGGCTGGTCGGCTCCAGCCGGGCCATGCTCTCGCTGGCGCGCCGGCACGCCCTGGACCGCGTCCAGTTCGGCCGGCCCATCGGCTCGTTCCAGGCGATCCGGCACCGGCTGGCCGAGACGCTGGTCGCGATCGAGGGCGCCGAGGCGACCCTGCAGGCCGCCCCGGGCGCCCCGGACGATCCCGGCGGGCTGGCCGCCCTGCTGGCCAAGGCCGCGTCGGGCCAGGCGGCGCTGACCGCCGCGCGGCACTGCCAGCAGGTGCTGGGCGGCATCGGCTTCACCGCCGAGCACCAACTGCACCGTCATATCAAGCGGTCGCTGATCCTGGACGGCCTGCTCGGCAGCGCCCGGGAACTGACGCGGGAGGCCGGAGCGGCGTTGCGGGCCAACGGGTTCGCGCCCCGGCTGGCACAGCTGTAG
- a CDS encoding acyl-CoA dehydrogenase family protein yields the protein MNVEEFRAGLRAWLDDNDLTPGPDHTLQGHMTQMARVSRALYDADWMRYGWPVQVGGLGGPAVLRAIVGEEVVGRRLAEPGPYSMLEVLAPTMIDYAPAELAAEIVPRLLSGQEHWCQGFSEPGSGSDLASLSTRAVADGDNWIVNGQKVWTSFAQFSTRCVLLTRTAPGHDGITAFFVDLDTPGITIRPLRTMHGVDEFCEVYYDDVVIPGSRMLGRPGDGWRLAMDLLPYERSTCFWQRIAYLYARFDELIAEAREPDESALGAAYLALHTLRCRSRGTQHRLRDGARLGPDTSVDKVLLAGAEQRLYDTVRDLLPGTLELDDTPWRSEYLYSRAATIYGGTAEIQRNIIARRLLDLGKE from the coding sequence GTGAATGTCGAGGAGTTCCGCGCGGGCCTGCGCGCATGGCTCGACGACAATGACCTGACCCCCGGGCCGGATCACACGCTGCAGGGCCACATGACGCAGATGGCCCGGGTCAGCCGGGCGCTCTACGACGCCGACTGGATGCGCTACGGCTGGCCGGTGCAAGTCGGCGGACTGGGTGGCCCCGCGGTGCTGCGCGCGATCGTCGGCGAGGAGGTGGTCGGGCGCCGGCTGGCCGAACCCGGCCCGTATTCGATGCTCGAGGTGCTCGCGCCCACCATGATCGACTACGCCCCGGCCGAACTCGCCGCGGAGATAGTGCCGCGCCTGCTCAGCGGCCAAGAGCACTGGTGTCAGGGCTTTTCCGAACCGGGCTCCGGCAGCGACCTGGCCTCGCTGAGCACCCGTGCCGTCGCCGACGGGGACAACTGGATCGTCAACGGCCAGAAGGTGTGGACCAGCTTTGCGCAGTTCTCCACCCGCTGCGTCCTGCTGACCAGGACCGCGCCGGGTCACGACGGCATCACCGCGTTCTTCGTCGACCTGGACACCCCCGGCATCACCATCCGGCCGCTCCGCACGATGCACGGGGTCGACGAGTTCTGCGAGGTGTACTACGACGACGTGGTGATACCCGGCAGCCGCATGCTCGGCCGCCCCGGGGACGGCTGGCGGCTGGCGATGGACCTGCTCCCCTACGAACGTTCCACCTGCTTCTGGCAGCGCATCGCCTACCTGTACGCACGGTTCGACGAACTCATCGCCGAGGCACGCGAGCCCGACGAATCCGCGCTCGGCGCAGCCTATCTGGCGCTGCACACGTTGCGCTGCCGGTCTCGCGGCACCCAGCATCGGCTGCGCGACGGGGCGCGGCTGGGGCCGGACACCTCCGTCGACAAGGTGCTGCTGGCGGGCGCCGAACAACGCCTTTACGACACCGTCCGCGACCTGCTGCCCGGAACCCTCGAACTCGACGACACGCCGTGGCGGTCGGAGTACCTGTACTCGCGCGCGGCGACCATCTACGGCGGCACGGCCGAGATCCAGCGCAACATCATCGCCCGCCGGCTGCTGGACCTCGGGAAGGAGTGA
- a CDS encoding nuclear transport factor 2 family protein, whose protein sequence is MSTRPSRTDDLVEIQQLLARYAVTITQEDIDGLVGVFTPDGTYSAFGETYSLARFPELVAAAPKGLFLTGTAAVELDGDSASGTQPLCFIDHATHDMRIGYYRDTYSRTPAGWRLKTRAMTFIRRSGVHDSGRPHAIGRPAGDGATTAR, encoded by the coding sequence GACGATCTCGTCGAGATCCAGCAGCTGCTGGCCCGCTACGCGGTCACCATCACCCAGGAGGACATCGACGGCCTTGTCGGCGTCTTCACACCCGACGGCACCTACAGCGCCTTCGGCGAAACTTACAGCCTGGCCCGATTTCCCGAATTGGTGGCCGCCGCGCCGAAGGGGCTGTTCCTGACCGGGACCGCGGCGGTCGAGCTCGACGGCGATTCGGCCAGCGGGACCCAGCCGCTGTGCTTCATCGACCACGCCACCCACGACATGCGCATCGGCTACTACCGCGACACCTACTCCCGGACACCTGCCGGGTGGCGGCTGAAAACCCGCGCCATGACGTTCATCCGACGCAGCGGCGTGCACGACTCCGGGCGCCCGCATGCCATCGGGCGTCCCGCGGGCGACGGCGCAACGACAGCGCGGTGA